Within the Pseudomonas fulva genome, the region TGAAGCCGAGCAGCAACAGGCCGATCCGGTAACTGCGAAACGGCAGCAGGATCAGCCCCAACAGCGCGGACGCCAGCAACAGCGAGACCGGTGGCAGCTGGGGTAGAAAGCGCAGCACCAACAGGCCGGCGGCCAATGCCAACAATGCGCTGCGCAAGTCGCCTGTTCGCGTCCCGTCCATGGGCGTCCCGCTATGGAATCAAAAGGGCAGAAACGACAAGGCCGCCATGTTCATGGCGGCCTTCTGAGCCTAGCAGGCGGACGACGACGCGCGGCCGTCATTCGTAACGCAATGCCTCGGCCGGCTGGGTACGCGACGCGCGCCAGGACGGATACAGGGTGGCAAGGAAGCTCAGGGTCAGCGCGGCGCTGCAGATCAGCACCACGTCGGCGACCTGCAGTTCCGACGGCAGGGTGCTGATGAAGTACACATCGGAGCTGAATACGTGCTGGCCGCTGACGCGCTCCAGCCAACCCACCAGTTCGCTGACGTTGAGCGCCGCCAGCACCCCGAGCACGCCGCCGATCAGGGTGCCGATCACCCCGATCACCGTGCCCTGGACCATGAAGATGCCCATGATCTGTCGCGGCGTGGCGCCCAGGGTGCGCAGGATGGCGATATCGGCGCCCTTGTCGGCGACCACCATGATCAGCGTGGCGATGATGTTGAAAGCGGCCACCGCGACGATCAGCAGCAGCAGCAGACCGATCATGGTCTTCTCCATCTTCATGGCGCTGAACAGGCTGCCCTGGGTCTGCGTCCAGTCGCTGGCGTGGTAGCCCTCGCCCAGCTGCGTGGCGATCGCCGCCGCCACCTGGGGCGACTGGTACAGGTCCTTGAGCTTGAGGCGAATGCTCTGCACCGCCCCCGGCTCGAGGCGCTGGATCTGCGCGGCATCGGCGACGTTGATCAGCGCCAGGGAGCTGTCCAGGTCGGCGCCGACCTTGAAGATGCCGACCACGTTGAGGCGTTGCATGCGCGGTGTGATACCGCCGGGCACCGAGCTGACTTCCGGCACGATCAGCGCCAGGCGATCACCGATCTGCAGCTGGAAACGCCGTGCGGTGATCTCGCCGATGATCACCCCGTACTCGCCTTCGCGCAGGTCGCTCAGGCGGCCCTGCACCATGTGGTCACCGATGATCGACACCTTCGGCTCCAGCGCCGGGTCGATGCCGTGCAGCTGGATCGGCTGCATCACGCCGCGGTACGACAGCATGCCTTCCAGCTCGGCGAAGGGCACCGCCGCCTCGACCTGCGGGTTCTCCATCGCCACCTTGGCCGGGGCCTGCCAGTCGGCCAGGGCCGGTGCCCCGGCGATGGTCGCGTGGGGCACCATGCCGAGGATGCGCGAGCTCATTTCCCGGTGGAAGCCGTTCATCACCGACAGCACCACGATCATCGCCAGCACCCCCAGGGACAGGCCGATCATCGAGGTCAGGGAAATGAACGAGATGAAGTGATTGCGGCGCTTGGCGCGGGTGTAACGCAGGCCGATGAAGACACTCAGCGGGCGAAACATCAGGCGCGCACCAGCTTGCCGTCTTCCAGGCTCAGCACCCGGTCCATCTGCCGCGCCAGCTGCAGGTCGTGGGTGACGATCAGGAAGGCCGTCTGCGACTGGCTGCTGAGCTCACGCATCAACTCCTGAATGCCCTGGGCGGTGTGGTTGTCGAGGTTGCCGGTGGGCTCGTCGAGCAGTACCAGGCCAGGGCGGTTGACCAGTGCCCGGGCAATCGCCACACGCTGTCGCTCACCGCCGGACAACTCGGCCGGCTTGTGGCTCAGGCGATGGCCGAGGCCGACGCGCTCGAGCAGTTCGCTGGCGCGCTGGCGCGCCTCACTGATCGGCGTCTTGCCGATCAGCAGCGGCATGCAGGCGTTTTCCAGGGCGGTGAATTCAGCCAGCAGGTGGTGAAACTGGTAGACGAAGCCCAGCGCGCGGTTGCGCAGCAGGCCGCGCTGCTTCTCGTTGAGCGCCGACAGTTCCTCGCCGGCCAGCCAGACGCTGCCGCTGCTCGGCGTATCCAGCCCGCCGAGCATGTTCAGCAGCGTGCTCTTGCCCGAACCGGAGCTGCCGACGATGGCCACGCGCTCGCCGGGAAACAGCTCCAGTTGCAGATCGTCGAGCACCACCACCGATTGTGGGCCTTCTTCGTAGCGCTTGCTCAGGTTGCGGCAGCTGAGCACGGCATTCGCCTGCGCCTGCACGACCGGATCACTCATAACGTAATGCCTCCGCGGGCTGGGTGCGCGCCGCGCGCCAGGCCGGATAAAGAGTAGCGAGGAAACTCAGGACCAACGCCGCGCCGCACACCTGCACCACGTCGGCGAGCATCAGCTGCGACGGCAGGTAGTCGATGAAATACACGTCGGCATTGAGAAACTTGAAGCCCAGCAGGCGCTCGACGCCGGCGATGATGGCGCTGATGTTCAGCGCCGCGAGAATGCCCAGCACCGCGCCGATCAGGGTGCCGATCACGCCGATCACCGTACCCTGCACCATGAAGGTGGCCATGATCTGCATCGGCGTGGCGCCCAGGGTACGCAGGATGGCGATATCGCCCTTCTTGTCGGTGACCACCATCACCAGGGTGGAAATGATGTTGAACGCGGCGACCGCGACGATCAGCAGCAGGAGCAGGCCGATCATGGCCTTTTCCATGCGGATAGCCTGGTACAGATTGCCGTGGGTGCGGGTCCAGTCGCGGGCCAGGTAATCCTCCTGGCCAAAGCTCTGGGCCAGTTGCCAGGCGGTGCGCGGCGCCTGGAACAGGTCGGCGAACTTGAGGCGGATGCCCTGCACCTGATCAGGCTGGTGGCGCTGCAGGCGGGCCAGGTCCTGAACGTGGGTCATGGCCATGAAACCGTCGATCTCACCGGCGCCGACGTGAAAGATGCCGACCACGGTGAAGCGCTTCAGGCGCGGGAACACGCCGCCCGGTGTAACGGTGACTTCCGGTGCCACGAAGGTGATCTTGTCGCCCAGGCCGACGCCGAGCTTGTCGGCCGCCTTGTCGCCGATGACGATGCCGAAGCTGCCGGGCTGCAGATCCTCGAGACGGCCCTCGCGGAAGAAGTCGCCGATGATCGACACCTTGGGCTCCTCGACCGGGTCCACGGCGTTGATCAGCACCTTCTGCACCTTGCCGTCGTTGGTCAGCAGGCCCTGCATCTGGCTGAAGGGTGCCACCGCCAGCACCTGGGGATTCTTCAACGCGCGGTCGGCCAGGCGCTGCCAGTCGGTGATCGGCGTGGCGCTCTCGATGGTCGCGTGGGGCACCATGCCCAGCACCCGGGTGCGCATTTCATGGTCGAAGCCATTCATCACGGACAGCACCAGGATCATCACCAGCACACCGAGTGCCAGCCCGATCATCGAGGTCAGGGAAATGAACGAAACGAAGTGGTTGCGACGCTTGGCCCGCGTGTAGCGCGTACCGAGAAAAACGGACAGGGGTCTGAACATGTGGGGCGCTTGTTCGAGGGAAAGAGAAACGTCCTTGTGGCGGGGCCTGGCGAGCGGCCTTACACTCTGACCACCACTGCTGCCATGGGTTCGCCATGTCGACTCAAGACGAAAACGATCGCCGCGAATACTACCGTATCGAGGACAGGATCGCACTGGATTTCACCCCCCTGGCCGGCGCCGAAACCCTGGCCAGCGACGAGCTTCACGATGCCTCGCCGCTGTTCAACCTGCTCAGCGAACTGCATGTGATGGATTTCGAATCCCAGCACCTGCTGCGCAATATCAGCGAGCGCGACCGCACCCTGGCGGGCTACCTGAAGGTGGTCAACAAACGCATCGACCTGCTCGGCCAGGCCATGGCCCAGAGCCTGCTGCGCGATATCGGCCCGCCCAAGCGGGTCACCCTGTCCGAAGGCGGCATCAGTTTTCTCAACGCCCAACCGGTAACGGTCGACAGCCACCTGGCCATGAAGATGGTGTTGATGCCCCAGGCGCTCGGCCTGTTGCTGCGCGCCAAGGTGCTGCACTGCTCCGAGCGTGACGGCCAGTTCGAGATCGGCGCCGAGTTCGAAGCGCTGACTGACGCACAACGCCAGTTGCTCGCCCGGCATATCCTGCAGCGTCAGGCGCAGGAGCGCCGCCAGGCCCGCGAGGAACTCACGTGACCCCTTCCCGACTGCTGCTTGCGCTGATCTGCTCGCTACCCCTGGCCGCCCAGGCCGAGACCCTGACGATTCCCATCGGCCAGCAAGGCGCCGACCTGACCGAGGTGCCGCAAAAGGGCCAGTCCAAACGCGCGGTGCTGGAGCGCTTCGGCCTCGCCGATGAAGAGCACCCCGCCGTCGGCAAGCCGCCGATCAGCCGCTGGGACTACCGCGAATTCAGCGTCTATTTCGAATACGACCATGTGATCAACAGCGTGCGCCACCTGCAACCGCGCACCACCGCCACCGAGTAAGGAGCAACCGTGACCCTGATCTACGGCCATCGCGGCGCCAAGGGCGAAGCCCCGGAAAACACCCTGGTCAGCTTTCAGCAGTGCCTGGAGCATGGCGTGCGCCGCTGCGAACTGGACCTGCACCTGTCGCGCGACGGCGAACTGATGGTCATCCACGACCCGACACTCAAGCGCACCACCGGCCAGCGCGGCAAGGTGGTCGAGCACGATGCCGCCGAGCTGGTGCATTACGACGCCCGTCGCGGCGGCCCGGGCTGGCGCCATCCCTGCCCCATCCCGCGGCTGAGCGAACTGTTCGAGCAATGCGACTTCGAGCACTGGCAGCTGGAGGTCAAGAGTGCCTCCAAGGTACGCGCCGCGCGCACGGTGGAAGCCATTGCCCTGCTCAGCCGCCGTTTCGGCCTGGACGACAAGATCACCATTACCTCCAGCTCTCGCGAAGTGCTGAGTGCCGCCCAGCGCCTGACGCCGCATCTGGGCCGTGGCCTGGTCGCCGAATACGCCTGGCTGGATCCTATCAAGGTGGCGCGCAACTACGGCTGCGACCTGCTGGCCCTGAACTGGACGCTGTGCACCCCGGAACGCCTGCTCAAGGCACAGAAAGCCGGCCTGCACGTGTCGGTGTGGACGGTCAACGAACCCGCCCTGATGCGCCGCCTCGCCGACTTCGGTGCCGACAGCATCATCACCGATTTCCCCGGTATCGCCGTCAGTACCCTGCGCGGTTAAGCGGAGCGTTTCTTGATGTGGGAACGGGCCGTGCCCGTGATTTCGCGCGATGGGCGCGCTCCCGCCTCGCACACGATCAGCCCATAAAAAAACCGATCCACGAGGGATCGGTTTTCTGGCCTGCTCAGACGCTCTCGCGGTTTGGCCAGCGCCAGTCGCGGGAGTCGGCGAACGGATCCCCGACCGGCTCAGGCCGCCGGCCGGAGCCGCTCAAAAAAGCCGGTTGAGGCCATCGAACGCGGCTACCCGGTAGGCTTCGGCCATGGTCGGGTAGTTGAAGGTGGTGTTGACGAAGTACTTCAGGGTATTCGCCTCGCCCTTCTGGTTCATGATCGCCTGGCCGATGTGCACGATCTCCGAGGCCTGGTAGCCGAAGCAGTGCACGCCGAGCACTTCCAGGGTTTCGCGGTGGAAGAGGATCTTCAGCATGCCCACCGGCTCATGGGAAATCTGCGCCCGCGCCATGCTCTTGAAGAACGCCTTGCCGACTTCGTAGGGGATCTTGGCCTTGGTCAGCTCGTGCTCGTTCTTGCCGATCGAGCTGATCTCGGGAATGGTGTAGATACCGGTGGGGATGTCGTCGACGATCCGCCAGCTGCCGTTGTCGACGATGCTGCCGGCCGCCGAACGGCCCTGGTCGGCCGCGGCACTGGCCAGGCTCGGCCAGCCGATCACGTCGCCTGCAGCGTAGATGTTCGGGACTTCGGTGCGGTAATGCTCGTCGACGTGCACCTGGCCACGACTGTTGACCTTGATGCCGATGTTCTCCAGGCCCAGCTTGTCGGTGTTGCCGGTACGCCCGTTACACCACAGCAGCGCGTCGGCCTTGATCTTCTTGCCGGACTTCAGGTGCAGGATCACGCCGTTGTCCAGGCCCTCGATGCGCTCGTATTCTTCGTTGTGGCGAATCAGCACGTTGTTGGTGCGCAGGTGGTAGCTCAGGGCATCGGAGATTTCCGAATCCAGGAAGCTCAGCAGTTGATCGCGGTTGTCGATCAGGTCGACCAGCACACCCAGGCCGCTGAAGATCGAGGCGTACTCGCTGCCGATCACGCCAGCGCCATAGATGATCAGGCGGCGCGGGGTGTGGCTCAGGGTCAGGATGGTGTCGCTGTCATAGACCCGCGGGTGGTTGAAGTCGATATCCGCCGGGCGGTACGGCCGCGAGCCGGTGGCGATGATCACCTGCTTGGCCGACAGGGTTTCCACCACGCCGTTGGGGCAGACCACTTCGATGGTCTGCTCGTCGGCGAAGCTGCCGGTGCCAAAGAACACGTCGATGCGGTTGCGCGCGTAGTAGCCGGTGCGCGAAGTGACCTGCTTGGCGATCACGCGCTCGGCGCTTTTCAGCACGTCAGGGAAGGAGAACCAGCGTGGCTCGCCGATCTGGCGGAACATGGGGTTGGTGTTGAACTGCATGATCTGCCGCACCGAATGGCGCAGCGCTTTCGAAGGGATGGTACCCAGGTGGGTGCAGTTGCCGCCCACTTCGCGGCGGTCGTCGACCACCGCCACCTTGCGACCGGCCTTGGCCGCGTTCATCGCCGCCCCTTCACCTGCAGGGCCGGAGCCCAATACCACGACATCGTAGTTGTAGACCGCCATGTTCACTCCTCAGATCACGCCGCAACGCTTATCGCGCGTTATCGGCAGAACCAGACCGGACGTGCGGCCTGGTACGCAACATTTCGCAATGACGCATAGCCTACCGGGCCAGGCGGCAAATGGCGATCAGCGCTTGCTGGCGTCGTAGCTTTGCACGCCGGACTCGCCGTTGCCCTGGCCCGTCACTTCCGGGCATTTCTCGCGGTCGTCACCGCAGATCGAGCACTTCTTCTCGATGCCCAGGTTGGCGATGCCGCCGCAGGAGCCGGCGATGGGCTTGCGGCCCATCATCACGCCGACGGCCATCAGGCCGACGACCGTGAGCATGATCAGAAAAACCATCACGAATGTCATTGCTTGCCTCCCGCAGCGAACAGCTGCTCGAAAGTGGCGGTACTGCGTGTGACGAATCCGTCACCCTCCCGGGTCACGAAGAACGCCGCGATACCTTCGCGCTCGGCGTACTCGAACCCCTTGTCGGGGCCGAGCACCAGCAGCACGGTGGACAGGCCGTCGGCCATCAGCGTCGAGGGCGCGGCCACGGTGACCGCCGCCAGGGTGTGCTGGATCGGCGCGGCGGTCTGCGGATCGAGGGTGTGGGAATAGCGTACGCCCTGCTCCTCGAAATAATTGCGGTAGTCACCCGAGGTGGAGATGCCGTAGCCGTCCAGCTCGATCACCCGCTGGATGGCCCGCTGGTCATCCCGGGGCGCTTCGAGCGCGATACGCCAGGGCTGGCCGTCGGGCTTGCGGCCAACCGCCTTGAGTTCGCCGGTGGCTTCGACCAGGTAACTGCTCACCCCCCGTTCGACCAGCCGCGCGATGATTCGATCAACCGTATAACCGGCGGCGATGCTGTTGAAGTCGACCTGCAGGTCGAGATCCTTGCACAGGCGTTCGCCGTCGATGTGCAG harbors:
- a CDS encoding lipoprotein-releasing ABC transporter permease subunit, producing MFRPLSVFLGTRYTRAKRRNHFVSFISLTSMIGLALGVLVMILVLSVMNGFDHEMRTRVLGMVPHATIESATPITDWQRLADRALKNPQVLAVAPFSQMQGLLTNDGKVQKVLINAVDPVEEPKVSIIGDFFREGRLEDLQPGSFGIVIGDKAADKLGVGLGDKITFVAPEVTVTPGGVFPRLKRFTVVGIFHVGAGEIDGFMAMTHVQDLARLQRHQPDQVQGIRLKFADLFQAPRTAWQLAQSFGQEDYLARDWTRTHGNLYQAIRMEKAMIGLLLLLIVAVAAFNIISTLVMVVTDKKGDIAILRTLGATPMQIMATFMVQGTVIGVIGTLIGAVLGILAALNISAIIAGVERLLGFKFLNADVYFIDYLPSQLMLADVVQVCGAALVLSFLATLYPAWRAARTQPAEALRYE
- a CDS encoding PilZ domain-containing protein; this encodes MSTQDENDRREYYRIEDRIALDFTPLAGAETLASDELHDASPLFNLLSELHVMDFESQHLLRNISERDRTLAGYLKVVNKRIDLLGQAMAQSLLRDIGPPKRVTLSEGGISFLNAQPVTVDSHLAMKMVLMPQALGLLLRAKVLHCSERDGQFEIGAEFEALTDAQRQLLARHILQRQAQERRQAREELT
- the lolD gene encoding lipoprotein-releasing ABC transporter ATP-binding protein LolD, coding for MSDPVVQAQANAVLSCRNLSKRYEEGPQSVVVLDDLQLELFPGERVAIVGSSGSGKSTLLNMLGGLDTPSSGSVWLAGEELSALNEKQRGLLRNRALGFVYQFHHLLAEFTALENACMPLLIGKTPISEARQRASELLERVGLGHRLSHKPAELSGGERQRVAIARALVNRPGLVLLDEPTGNLDNHTAQGIQELMRELSSQSQTAFLIVTHDLQLARQMDRVLSLEDGKLVRA
- a CDS encoding lipoprotein-releasing ABC transporter permease subunit; the protein is MFRPLSVFIGLRYTRAKRRNHFISFISLTSMIGLSLGVLAMIVVLSVMNGFHREMSSRILGMVPHATIAGAPALADWQAPAKVAMENPQVEAAVPFAELEGMLSYRGVMQPIQLHGIDPALEPKVSIIGDHMVQGRLSDLREGEYGVIIGEITARRFQLQIGDRLALIVPEVSSVPGGITPRMQRLNVVGIFKVGADLDSSLALINVADAAQIQRLEPGAVQSIRLKLKDLYQSPQVAAAIATQLGEGYHASDWTQTQGSLFSAMKMEKTMIGLLLLLIVAVAAFNIIATLIMVVADKGADIAILRTLGATPRQIMGIFMVQGTVIGVIGTLIGGVLGVLAALNVSELVGWLERVSGQHVFSSDVYFISTLPSELQVADVVLICSAALTLSFLATLYPSWRASRTQPAEALRYE
- a CDS encoding glycerophosphodiester phosphodiesterase: MTLIYGHRGAKGEAPENTLVSFQQCLEHGVRRCELDLHLSRDGELMVIHDPTLKRTTGQRGKVVEHDAAELVHYDARRGGPGWRHPCPIPRLSELFEQCDFEHWQLEVKSASKVRAARTVEAIALLSRRFGLDDKITITSSSREVLSAAQRLTPHLGRGLVAEYAWLDPIKVARNYGCDLLALNWTLCTPERLLKAQKAGLHVSVWTVNEPALMRRLADFGADSIITDFPGIAVSTLRG
- the nqrM gene encoding (Na+)-NQR maturation NqrM, with product MTFVMVFLIMLTVVGLMAVGVMMGRKPIAGSCGGIANLGIEKKCSICGDDREKCPEVTGQGNGESGVQSYDASKR
- a CDS encoding phosphodiesterase, translated to MTPSRLLLALICSLPLAAQAETLTIPIGQQGADLTEVPQKGQSKRAVLERFGLADEEHPAVGKPPISRWDYREFSVYFEYDHVINSVRHLQPRTTATE
- the sthA gene encoding Si-specific NAD(P)(+) transhydrogenase; this translates as MAVYNYDVVVLGSGPAGEGAAMNAAKAGRKVAVVDDRREVGGNCTHLGTIPSKALRHSVRQIMQFNTNPMFRQIGEPRWFSFPDVLKSAERVIAKQVTSRTGYYARNRIDVFFGTGSFADEQTIEVVCPNGVVETLSAKQVIIATGSRPYRPADIDFNHPRVYDSDTILTLSHTPRRLIIYGAGVIGSEYASIFSGLGVLVDLIDNRDQLLSFLDSEISDALSYHLRTNNVLIRHNEEYERIEGLDNGVILHLKSGKKIKADALLWCNGRTGNTDKLGLENIGIKVNSRGQVHVDEHYRTEVPNIYAAGDVIGWPSLASAAADQGRSAAGSIVDNGSWRIVDDIPTGIYTIPEISSIGKNEHELTKAKIPYEVGKAFFKSMARAQISHEPVGMLKILFHRETLEVLGVHCFGYQASEIVHIGQAIMNQKGEANTLKYFVNTTFNYPTMAEAYRVAAFDGLNRLF
- a CDS encoding FAD:protein FMN transferase, with amino-acid sequence MIATALKQPALVAALAATLAAALVSCGFSETVEEFGGPAQGSTYSVKYVSARGVPDKATLKADVQAIFAEVDEQMSTYRDDSLIEQFNRAPAGTCMPMPAGVLQLIETGNALHRDSGGAFDLTLEPLLDLWGFGPRGNGERVVPDAEALQEVRGRIGQDHLHIDGERLCKDLDLQVDFNSIAAGYTVDRIIARLVERGVSSYLVEATGELKAVGRKPDGQPWRIALEAPRDDQRAIQRVIELDGYGISTSGDYRNYFEEQGVRYSHTLDPQTAAPIQHTLAAVTVAAPSTLMADGLSTVLLVLGPDKGFEYAEREGIAAFFVTREGDGFVTRSTATFEQLFAAGGKQ